Proteins encoded within one genomic window of Mesobacillus subterraneus:
- a CDS encoding dicarboxylate/amino acid:cation symporter, translated as MNIWHSYKNSSFILKMTVGFVLGILAGVLFGAEDEIFKPFGTLLIKLLNLIATPVVFLTVVLAVNQMIPAQLGRTGGKLVLYYGATTAAAVLIGLSLALWINPGSSLTLPNAEVEKPATPSISDVIFNIVPDNFFSAFTSGNLIAILFLAIIIGFTISGMRFAADEKIQNYGAQLQTFLEAANEVFFRILKGILLYAPIGIFAISASTFGTQGWDTLISLLEFTAVFYIGVIILWVFVYSGTLKLFKIPVKSFFVNTKDAYTTAFFTSSSIASLPVAIESAKKAGISERMVNFSLPLGAVFNSDGGALRMGASIVFAANVTGVSFSLTDFITIVLIGTLLSIGTAGIPAAGLVTLSVVLTMFDLPLEVVALIAGVDAIIGMAGTASNVVGDVVGAAVVDQSEKKAEMAGQ; from the coding sequence GTGAACATTTGGCATTCATACAAAAACTCATCTTTTATTTTAAAAATGACAGTCGGCTTCGTTTTAGGTATTTTAGCTGGCGTTCTATTTGGGGCGGAGGACGAGATTTTCAAACCTTTTGGAACACTGTTAATAAAATTGCTTAATCTCATCGCTACACCCGTTGTTTTCCTGACGGTTGTGCTCGCAGTCAATCAAATGATTCCTGCGCAATTAGGCAGGACAGGCGGAAAGCTGGTTCTTTATTATGGAGCGACAACGGCTGCTGCTGTCTTAATTGGACTCAGCCTTGCATTGTGGATCAACCCAGGGAGCTCCCTTACCCTTCCTAATGCGGAGGTAGAGAAGCCTGCGACACCTTCCATTTCTGACGTGATTTTCAATATTGTCCCGGATAATTTCTTCTCGGCTTTTACATCAGGCAACTTAATAGCCATCTTGTTCCTTGCAATCATTATTGGTTTTACGATTTCAGGGATGAGATTCGCGGCTGATGAGAAAATCCAAAACTACGGAGCTCAGCTGCAAACATTTTTAGAAGCGGCAAATGAGGTGTTCTTCAGGATATTGAAGGGCATCCTCCTATACGCGCCTATTGGTATTTTCGCGATAAGTGCTTCCACATTTGGCACACAGGGTTGGGACACATTAATTTCCCTATTGGAATTTACAGCAGTATTTTATATTGGAGTTATTATTCTTTGGGTCTTTGTTTACAGCGGAACATTGAAACTCTTCAAGATTCCGGTCAAAAGCTTCTTTGTTAACACGAAGGATGCCTATACGACAGCATTTTTTACTTCCAGCAGCATTGCCTCTTTGCCAGTGGCGATTGAAAGTGCAAAAAAGGCAGGCATCAGCGAGAGAATGGTGAATTTCAGTTTACCTTTAGGAGCTGTGTTCAATTCTGATGGGGGAGCGCTCCGGATGGGAGCATCGATCGTCTTTGCTGCCAATGTAACAGGTGTGAGCTTCTCACTGACTGATTTCATTACCATCGTCCTGATTGGGACTCTCCTTTCGATTGGCACAGCAGGCATTCCTGCGGCCGGGCTTGTGACCCTGTCAGTCGTGCTGACGATGTTTGATCTGCCGCTTGAGGTCGTTGCTCTGATTGCTGGCGTCGATGCGATCATCGGCATGGCCGGAACAGCATCGAATGTCGTAGGAGACGTCGTTGGTGCAGCAGTAGTTGATCAATCTGAAAAGAAAGCCGAAATGGCTGGTCAATAG